One Sphingobacteruim zhuxiongii DNA window includes the following coding sequences:
- a CDS encoding RrF2 family transcriptional regulator, producing MFSKAAEHGIKAIIYIATQSMEGKRVKIGEVSEHTATPEAFTAKVLGTLTKYKILQSIKGPYGGFQMSERQIEDVKVADIVKALDGDQIFTGCALGLSACNHLNPCPMHERFVAIRSELKSMMESTTIHDLATGLIAGESVLMRTEQ from the coding sequence ATGTTCTCAAAAGCTGCTGAGCATGGAATCAAAGCAATTATCTACATTGCCACCCAGTCGATGGAGGGTAAGCGCGTAAAAATTGGCGAAGTATCTGAACATACGGCGACACCTGAAGCGTTTACTGCAAAAGTCTTAGGCACTTTAACGAAGTATAAAATTTTGCAGTCCATCAAAGGGCCATATGGAGGTTTTCAAATGTCAGAGCGCCAAATTGAAGACGTTAAAGTAGCCGATATCGTCAAGGCACTGGATGGGGACCAAATTTTTACAGGTTGTGCTTTAGGCTTATCCGCTTGCAATCACTTAAACCCCTGCCCTATGCATGAACGTTTTGTCGCAATCCGCAGCGAGTTAAAGAGCATGATGGAGAGTACCACAATTCATGATTTAGCAACAGGGCTAATTGCTGGAGAATCTGTACTCATGCGTACTGAACAATAA
- a CDS encoding homogentisate 1,2-dioxygenase produces the protein MPLYHQLGQVPPKRHTVFRKPNGELYAEELVSTHGFSSTYALVYHCHPPTLVKQIREPYDVSPTIARDKHLKHTSLKGFQVKPKADYLESRVPVLVNDDLHISLAAPTNSMDDYFYKNSQADEVIFIHEGSGVLKTGYGEIPFQYGDYLVIPRGVIYQLHFDNSSNRLFIVESFEPIRTPKRYRNEFGQLAEHAPYYERDIKRPQNLKTYDEFGDFEVRIKKQGLIYPYVYGSHPFDFIGWDGYHYPWAFSIHDFMPITGKLHQPPPVHQTFETNSFVLCSFCPRLYDYHPDSIPAPYNHSNVDSDEVLYYVDGDFMSRKSVERGQITLHPGGIPHGPHPGTVEKSIGQTKTDELAVMIDPFRPLKLTKEALEIEDPDYYISWLS, from the coding sequence ATGCCACTTTATCATCAATTGGGGCAAGTTCCCCCGAAGCGACATACCGTATTCAGAAAGCCTAATGGAGAGCTCTATGCGGAAGAATTGGTCTCAACACATGGATTCTCCAGTACCTATGCACTGGTATACCATTGTCATCCACCGACCTTAGTTAAACAGATACGTGAGCCTTATGATGTGTCGCCAACAATCGCTCGAGATAAACATCTAAAACATACCAGCCTTAAAGGATTTCAAGTAAAACCAAAAGCTGATTATCTAGAAAGCCGCGTGCCTGTATTAGTCAACGATGACTTGCACATTTCCTTGGCAGCACCTACTAATTCCATGGACGACTATTTCTACAAAAATAGCCAAGCTGATGAAGTGATCTTTATACATGAGGGTTCGGGTGTTTTGAAAACTGGCTATGGGGAAATTCCTTTTCAATATGGAGATTACCTTGTTATTCCTCGCGGCGTAATCTATCAATTGCACTTCGATAATTCTAGCAATAGATTATTTATCGTAGAGTCCTTTGAACCCATCCGTACGCCAAAGCGGTACAGAAACGAATTTGGTCAGCTTGCGGAGCATGCTCCATATTATGAACGCGATATAAAGCGTCCTCAAAATCTTAAAACCTATGATGAGTTTGGGGATTTTGAAGTAAGAATCAAAAAGCAAGGATTAATATATCCTTACGTTTATGGAAGCCACCCTTTTGATTTTATAGGCTGGGATGGATACCATTACCCATGGGCATTTTCAATTCATGATTTTATGCCAATAACAGGTAAGCTGCATCAGCCACCACCCGTTCATCAGACATTCGAGACGAATTCCTTCGTTCTATGTAGCTTTTGCCCTCGATTGTATGACTACCACCCAGACTCTATTCCAGCACCTTATAACCACAGCAATGTAGATTCCGACGAAGTACTTTATTACGTTGATGGTGATTTTATGAGTCGCAAATCGGTCGAAAGGGGACAGATTACATTACATCCAGGGGGTATCCCGCATGGGCCTCATCCTGGTACTGTAGAAAAGAGTATTGGGCAAACAAAGACAGACGAGTTGGCTGTGATGATTGATCCTTTTAGACCGCTGAAGCTTACCAAAGAAGCTTTGGAGATTGAGGATCCTGATTATTACATCTCCTGGTTAAGTTAA
- a CDS encoding thioredoxin family protein, translating into MKGKILPLFYSAIILGLGLISVNAHAQTEKPKETAPIEKPYHPEADPQADLDKLITQSQKENKNIIVQAGGNWCFWCLKFNQYIHENEAVAKVVNDNFLYYHANYSKENENKAFFEKYAPKGPALGFPFFIVLDPNGKVLNVRESGNLEKDKSYDQEKVLAFFNTWVRK; encoded by the coding sequence ATGAAAGGGAAGATTTTACCATTGTTTTACAGCGCCATAATCTTGGGATTAGGATTAATCTCCGTAAATGCTCATGCGCAGACAGAAAAGCCAAAGGAAACGGCACCGATAGAGAAGCCTTATCATCCCGAAGCGGATCCACAAGCGGACTTAGATAAGTTGATTACGCAATCACAAAAGGAGAATAAAAACATTATCGTTCAAGCGGGCGGCAATTGGTGTTTTTGGTGTTTAAAGTTTAACCAATATATCCATGAAAATGAAGCAGTAGCGAAAGTTGTAAATGATAATTTCTTGTATTATCACGCGAACTATTCAAAAGAGAATGAAAATAAAGCATTCTTTGAAAAATATGCACCTAAAGGTCCTGCCTTAGGGTTTCCATTCTTTATCGTCTTGGATCCAAATGGAAAGGTACTAAACGTTCGAGAAAGTGGGAATTTAGAGAAGGATAAGAGTTATGACCAAGAGAAAGTCCTAGCGTTTTTTAATACTTGGGTTCGTAAATAG
- a CDS encoding GNAT family N-acetyltransferase — MKEQFEPIPVVKNEEQGRFELNVDGHIAFIDYKETNSNVALVHTEAPSELAGTGAAAALVEKTLVYIEEAGKKVLPYCPYVYAFIKKHPEWKRLVAPHFPGYDQL; from the coding sequence ATGAAAGAACAATTTGAACCCATTCCAGTCGTTAAGAACGAAGAACAAGGTCGATTTGAATTAAATGTAGATGGACATATCGCATTTATCGACTACAAAGAAACCAACAGCAACGTTGCATTGGTTCATACTGAAGCGCCATCGGAACTCGCAGGCACAGGTGCAGCCGCTGCATTAGTTGAAAAGACTTTGGTATATATTGAAGAAGCTGGTAAGAAAGTATTGCCATATTGTCCGTACGTTTATGCATTTATCAAAAAACATCCCGAATGGAAGCGCTTAGTAGCTCCTCATTTTCCGGGCTATGATCAACTCTAG
- a CDS encoding group III truncated hemoglobin, producing MKKDIQTIEDIKMLVDTFYDRIRENELLGNIFNHIIQDRWPEHLEKMYRFWQTVLFDEHTYFGSPFPPHMHMPIEKLHFDTWIALFSKTVDELFEGEKAERAKWQGGRMAEMFQHKIAYYRQQGGKPLA from the coding sequence ATGAAAAAAGATATTCAAACGATAGAAGACATCAAAATGTTGGTCGATACATTCTACGATCGGATTCGAGAGAATGAATTGTTGGGCAATATATTCAATCACATCATTCAAGATCGATGGCCCGAGCATTTAGAAAAGATGTACCGCTTTTGGCAAACCGTTCTCTTCGATGAGCACACCTATTTTGGAAGCCCTTTCCCTCCGCATATGCATATGCCCATTGAGAAGCTTCATTTTGACACTTGGATTGCCCTATTTAGCAAAACAGTTGATGAGCTTTTTGAAGGCGAAAAAGCCGAGCGCGCGAAATGGCAAGGCGGACGAATGGCTGAGATGTTTCAACATAAAATTGCATACTATCGTCAGCAAGGTGGAAAACCACTCGCCTAG
- a CDS encoding AMP-dependent synthetase/ligase, whose protein sequence is MDENLRLFDLAFRQIELFPNLDIFSHKKDGEWKPIKTEQFLTEVNALSKGLIELGVKPNEKVGLIADSSVEWHIVDFAIQQIGAVTVAIYPNITDADYQFIFNDAEIKLCIVSTKSLYNRILSFKDSIYTLKYVFAMEKHEDVRNWDELKVLGNKIPDAQLETLRNAVKAEDLATLIYTSGTTGKPKGVMLTHNNIISNVLAAREITPCQAYHRSLTFLPPCHAYERMVIYTYLYIGITTHIAESLDKIGQNIKEVQPHIMTAVPRILEKVYEKIMKAGLELNGMKRNIFDWAVKVAEDYDPDPKKRSFTYNIKLKLAKKLVLDKWYEALGGHLMTVASGSASLQAKLARVLLAAGIPLFEGYGMTEASPLISVNHYIKGTRVGTVGLAVKYVDIKLAEDGEILVKGPNVMQGYYKNNEETSKTIIDGWLHTGDIGTWEEGQFLKIIDRKKEMFKISGGKYVIPQPIEKKLLESNYIEQAMVIGDGQKFASAYIVPNYAHLVDWSKSEAPELRDLPKDQFLKQDKVVRKINKEVQLANQHFGNWEQIKRPIILLNEFTIEDGELTPTLKMKRKVILEKYKKEFEDLYHTAD, encoded by the coding sequence ATGGATGAAAACCTTAGACTATTTGATCTAGCCTTTAGGCAGATTGAGCTCTTTCCAAACCTTGATATTTTCTCGCATAAAAAAGATGGCGAGTGGAAGCCCATCAAAACCGAGCAATTTTTAACGGAGGTTAATGCCCTCTCCAAAGGACTTATCGAATTAGGGGTAAAACCTAACGAAAAAGTAGGTCTTATTGCCGATAGCAGTGTCGAATGGCATATCGTAGATTTTGCTATACAACAAATCGGCGCCGTAACGGTGGCAATCTATCCCAATATAACCGACGCTGATTATCAGTTTATCTTCAACGATGCTGAAATCAAACTATGTATCGTCAGCACCAAATCCTTATATAATCGAATTTTATCATTCAAAGACTCCATTTATACATTGAAGTATGTATTCGCTATGGAGAAGCATGAGGATGTCAGAAATTGGGATGAGCTTAAAGTGTTAGGGAATAAGATCCCTGATGCGCAGCTGGAGACGCTTCGTAACGCCGTTAAAGCTGAAGATTTAGCGACCTTAATTTACACGTCAGGAACGACAGGAAAACCAAAAGGCGTTATGCTTACGCATAACAATATTATTTCGAATGTATTGGCCGCGCGTGAAATCACACCTTGCCAAGCATATCATCGCTCATTGACATTCTTACCTCCATGTCATGCTTATGAGCGTATGGTTATCTATACTTATCTTTATATTGGTATTACAACCCATATCGCAGAATCCCTAGATAAAATCGGACAAAATATTAAAGAGGTACAACCTCATATTATGACGGCTGTTCCGCGTATTTTGGAGAAAGTATATGAGAAGATTATGAAAGCGGGACTTGAGCTCAATGGCATGAAACGCAATATCTTCGATTGGGCTGTTAAAGTTGCTGAGGACTATGATCCTGATCCTAAAAAACGAAGTTTCACTTACAATATAAAGCTCAAACTCGCTAAAAAACTAGTCTTAGACAAGTGGTATGAAGCATTAGGTGGGCATTTGATGACTGTTGCTTCAGGCAGTGCGTCTTTACAGGCAAAATTAGCACGAGTCTTGTTAGCGGCAGGTATTCCATTATTTGAAGGCTATGGTATGACTGAAGCCTCTCCTTTGATTTCCGTAAACCATTATATTAAGGGAACGCGCGTAGGAACGGTTGGTCTTGCTGTGAAGTACGTGGATATCAAATTGGCTGAGGATGGAGAAATCCTCGTTAAAGGTCCAAATGTCATGCAGGGCTATTACAAGAATAATGAAGAAACCAGTAAAACCATTATCGACGGTTGGTTACACACCGGGGATATAGGTACTTGGGAAGAAGGACAATTCTTAAAAATTATCGACCGCAAGAAAGAGATGTTTAAGATCTCAGGTGGAAAGTACGTTATCCCTCAACCTATCGAGAAAAAACTGCTCGAGTCGAATTATATCGAGCAAGCAATGGTTATCGGCGATGGGCAGAAGTTTGCTTCGGCGTATATCGTACCGAACTATGCGCATCTTGTTGACTGGAGTAAATCCGAAGCACCTGAATTACGCGATCTTCCGAAAGACCAATTCTTGAAACAAGACAAGGTTGTTCGAAAGATTAACAAGGAAGTTCAATTGGCCAATCAGCATTTTGGAAATTGGGAGCAGATTAAACGTCCCATTATCTTGCTCAATGAATTTACAATTGAGGATGGTGAATTAACACCAACCTTAAAGATGAAACGAAAGGTAATTCTAGAAAAATACAAGAAGGAATTCGAAGATTTATACCACACCGCTGACTAA
- a CDS encoding amidohydrolase, whose protein sequence is MSTNEHLSRKSFIKNAALGIAGVGASPLIGGFTSPEQVQKKTKEMKLLKNVRLETGFEYDGDEVIATKTDLFCVELADGKIKSVQKNNPKADAFDAKGMLMLPAFKDKHIHLDKTFYGGPWKIVKRRPGGLKGMIALEQEVLPEMLKTSTFRAEKLIELLQSKGTNFARSHVNIEPTSKLQSLKNLQVALENKKAGFDAELVAFPQHGLYYTDTVPLLKEAAKMDIDFIGGLDPFTIDGSIEKPIDFTVQLALDHQKGIDIHLHESGQSGVDTIEYLIKKVLENPSLKGKTYLSHCFALSAIPASKQEELAEKLAAAEVGIVSTIPFGGRVMPIPTLLKHGVHVATGIDSVIDHWGIYGTGSVLDKASLMAQLYGFGNEFMLSRSLRLATDNVSPLDDKGNQQWPKSNDKADFVLVHSSCSAEAVARVPEIEHLIHAGKLVY, encoded by the coding sequence ATGTCAACAAACGAACATCTATCTAGAAAATCGTTTATAAAAAATGCCGCGTTAGGAATTGCAGGTGTAGGAGCCTCTCCCCTTATCGGTGGATTTACGAGCCCTGAGCAAGTACAGAAGAAAACAAAGGAAATGAAGCTACTAAAAAACGTCAGACTAGAAACTGGTTTCGAATATGATGGCGATGAAGTTATTGCGACAAAAACTGATTTATTCTGTGTAGAGCTGGCAGATGGGAAGATAAAATCTGTTCAGAAAAACAACCCCAAAGCGGATGCATTTGACGCCAAAGGCATGCTGATGCTCCCTGCTTTTAAGGACAAGCACATCCACTTGGACAAGACCTTCTATGGCGGTCCTTGGAAAATTGTTAAACGTCGTCCTGGTGGATTAAAAGGGATGATTGCACTGGAACAAGAAGTTCTTCCAGAAATGTTGAAGACTTCGACCTTTCGTGCTGAAAAACTAATCGAGCTGCTACAATCCAAAGGTACCAACTTTGCAAGAAGCCATGTCAATATCGAACCAACGTCTAAACTGCAGTCTTTAAAAAATCTGCAGGTCGCATTGGAGAATAAAAAAGCAGGTTTTGATGCAGAATTAGTAGCCTTCCCACAACATGGTCTTTATTATACTGACACCGTTCCTCTATTAAAAGAAGCCGCGAAAATGGATATTGATTTTATCGGCGGATTAGATCCTTTTACAATCGATGGATCAATCGAAAAGCCTATTGATTTCACTGTTCAACTTGCTTTAGACCATCAAAAAGGGATTGACATACATTTACATGAATCAGGGCAATCCGGTGTAGATACCATTGAATACCTGATTAAGAAAGTCTTAGAAAATCCGAGCCTAAAAGGCAAAACTTACCTCAGTCACTGTTTCGCTTTATCGGCGATTCCTGCCAGCAAACAAGAAGAACTCGCAGAGAAACTCGCCGCAGCAGAAGTTGGAATTGTCTCAACCATTCCTTTCGGTGGTCGCGTAATGCCTATCCCTACTTTATTAAAACATGGAGTCCATGTCGCAACGGGAATTGATAGTGTAATCGATCATTGGGGCATTTATGGTACAGGCTCTGTCTTAGACAAAGCCAGCTTAATGGCACAACTTTACGGCTTCGGTAATGAATTTATGTTGTCACGAAGCTTACGCTTAGCCACAGACAATGTATCACCACTGGACGATAAAGGAAACCAACAATGGCCAAAGTCTAACGACAAAGCGGACTTTGTATTGGTCCATAGCAGTTGTTCCGCAGAGGCAGTTGCACGAGTTCCCGAAATTGAACACCTCATACATGCAGGTAAGCTAGTTTACTAA
- a CDS encoding fumarylacetoacetate hydrolase family protein: MKIITYRVKNQDSLGLIHEDSIISVKDIDENLPQQMEALLQSGPEGLANLQLAFQKHIEQKDWAINSLCFDDVEILAPVPKPNSFRDAYAFRQHVETSRANRGLAMIPEFDEFPVFYFSNHHAINGPGAVYGMDEHFDKMDFELEVAVVINKAGRNIKAADADDYIAGYMIMNDLSARRLQMDEMKLNLGPAKGKDFATAIGPYLVTKDELAAYLVTTREGHVGETYDLQMTCSVNDIQVSNGSLASMHWTFAEIIERISYGVNIYPGDLIGSGTVGTGCFLELNGTGKRQDPNYREQWLQPGDQVCMEVTALGTLTNTLRLEKY; encoded by the coding sequence ATGAAAATCATAACATATCGAGTAAAAAATCAAGACTCTTTAGGTCTTATCCATGAAGATTCTATCATCTCTGTAAAAGACATCGATGAAAATCTGCCACAGCAGATGGAAGCCTTGCTTCAATCCGGTCCTGAAGGGCTCGCAAATCTGCAGCTCGCTTTCCAGAAACATATCGAACAAAAAGATTGGGCTATAAATAGCCTTTGCTTTGACGACGTTGAAATTCTTGCTCCAGTTCCGAAGCCCAACTCATTTCGGGATGCTTATGCCTTCCGGCAGCATGTAGAAACCTCCCGTGCCAATCGCGGATTAGCCATGATTCCTGAATTTGATGAATTCCCTGTTTTCTATTTCTCGAATCATCATGCAATCAACGGCCCCGGGGCTGTATACGGAATGGACGAACATTTTGATAAAATGGATTTTGAATTGGAAGTCGCTGTTGTTATCAACAAAGCAGGAAGAAATATTAAAGCCGCGGATGCTGACGATTATATCGCCGGGTATATGATTATGAATGATCTAAGTGCGAGACGACTGCAAATGGACGAGATGAAGTTAAACTTAGGACCTGCCAAAGGCAAAGACTTTGCGACAGCAATAGGCCCCTATTTAGTTACAAAAGACGAGCTCGCGGCCTATCTTGTCACAACTCGAGAAGGACATGTCGGAGAAACCTACGACTTACAGATGACGTGCTCTGTAAATGACATTCAAGTTTCCAATGGCAGCTTAGCAAGCATGCATTGGACCTTTGCTGAAATTATAGAACGTATTTCCTACGGCGTAAACATATACCCTGGAGACCTCATTGGGTCAGGTACTGTAGGTACAGGATGCTTCTTGGAACTCAATGGAACCGGTAAACGTCAAGATCCCAATTATCGTGAGCAGTGGCTGCAGCCAGGCGACCAAGTATGCATGGAAGTAACCGCATTAGGAACTTTAACAAACACCCTACGCTTAGAGAAATATTAG
- a CDS encoding flavin reductase family protein produces the protein MQNFDTKTFEPGVHGPIFDNLIKYAVAPRPICFASTVDAQGQVNLSPFSYFNYMSQNPPICVFSPLRRVRDGSIKHTLENIEEVPEVVINIVNFDMVQQQSLASTEYAKGVNEFEKSGLSPIPSVQVKPPRVAESPIQLECRVRQIIPLSEDGGAGNLVIAEVLCMHVKSHLLDEDDQVNQAELDLVARLGGNWYCRVTEENLFEVPKPLRKLGIGVDKLPEHIRLSNVLTGNQLGLLANIEQLPTETELAENDSHVQQLLEMWKNDQTQLTNELHRYAAQLLDQGETDFAWQVLLLA, from the coding sequence ATGCAAAACTTTGATACGAAAACATTCGAACCGGGAGTCCACGGACCTATTTTTGACAATCTAATCAAATACGCGGTAGCACCTCGTCCAATCTGCTTCGCCAGTACAGTCGATGCGCAAGGACAAGTTAACTTAAGTCCATTCAGCTATTTCAATTATATGTCGCAGAATCCGCCCATCTGTGTATTCTCCCCATTGCGAAGAGTACGTGATGGTTCTATTAAGCATACTTTAGAAAACATCGAAGAGGTTCCGGAGGTAGTGATTAACATCGTTAATTTTGATATGGTACAGCAGCAATCGCTCGCGAGTACAGAATATGCAAAGGGAGTAAACGAATTTGAAAAATCAGGTCTAAGTCCTATTCCTTCGGTTCAAGTGAAGCCGCCTCGCGTTGCGGAGTCTCCAATTCAATTGGAATGTAGGGTTCGACAAATTATCCCTCTTTCAGAAGATGGCGGAGCAGGTAACCTCGTGATTGCAGAGGTTCTGTGTATGCATGTAAAGAGTCATCTATTAGATGAAGATGATCAAGTCAATCAGGCAGAGTTAGATTTAGTCGCTCGTTTAGGAGGCAACTGGTATTGCCGAGTAACGGAAGAGAATCTTTTTGAAGTACCCAAGCCTTTACGTAAACTAGGAATTGGTGTAGATAAACTTCCTGAGCACATTCGTCTATCAAATGTATTGACGGGCAATCAATTGGGATTATTAGCAAATATCGAGCAGCTCCCAACCGAAACCGAATTAGCGGAAAACGATTCCCACGTACAACAACTCTTGGAGATGTGGAAGAATGACCAGACGCAATTAACAAATGAGCTGCATCGATATGCAGCCCAACTTCTCGATCAAGGTGAAACCGATTTCGCTTGGCAGGTATTATTACTCGCCTAA
- a CDS encoding aromatic amino acid hydroxylase, whose protein sequence is MNHYDNPVVAQLPKHLIRYIVPQDYSRYTAIDQAVWRYVMRQNYAYLRDIAYYPYIPGLTKAGLSIEKVPNLQEMNNALRQIGWGAVTVDGFIPPSAFMEFQAHRVLVIAADIRNIEHISYTPAPDIIHESSGHAPIIGEPEYADYLQYFGSVGTKALSSGKDMELYEAIRELSIVKEKEGATEAEITAAEKKFEAISSDMGEPSEMALLSRLHWWTVEYGLIGSLEIPKIYGAGLLSSIGESANCMRAEVTKLPYTLEAINYSYDITKPQPQLFVTSNFHQVYAVLDEFANQMAFRVGGKESVDKAIDSRTVCTVVYSSGLEVSGVFVDFSKGEKFSGVKTQGPTALAFEGKELERHGKTYHQDGFSSPVGALKGLGKSLENLTERELADYGIRLSTPADLYFESGLRVSGLVKSFTYRNGKLLLIALEDCTVQDEAGTVYFQPSWGTYDMAIGEEIISVYAGAADKDAYEEIEEVENTVLTAVHYSDRVIALQQVYQELRIIREEVGELVRLDKHLHVLDTNYLDNWLAALEILEIALDRNDTSVAEEAEQVLAAFGKRHPELDKLIQDGIRLAKDKHISLTLGE, encoded by the coding sequence ATGAATCATTATGATAACCCGGTGGTTGCTCAACTGCCTAAGCATCTGATAAGATACATTGTTCCGCAGGACTATTCTCGTTATACAGCGATTGATCAAGCGGTGTGGCGCTATGTGATGCGTCAGAATTATGCTTATCTCCGTGATATTGCTTATTATCCTTATATCCCTGGCTTAACAAAAGCTGGGCTCAGCATCGAGAAAGTTCCGAATTTACAGGAAATGAATAATGCGTTGCGACAAATTGGTTGGGGCGCTGTGACGGTCGATGGCTTTATTCCGCCTTCTGCTTTTATGGAGTTTCAAGCACATCGTGTTCTTGTTATTGCTGCTGATATTCGAAACATCGAACATATATCCTATACACCAGCGCCAGATATTATACATGAATCTTCAGGACATGCTCCAATTATTGGGGAACCTGAATATGCCGATTATCTACAATACTTTGGTTCCGTAGGCACCAAAGCGTTGAGTTCGGGTAAGGACATGGAATTATACGAAGCTATCCGCGAGTTATCGATAGTAAAAGAAAAGGAAGGGGCTACCGAAGCGGAAATTACAGCAGCAGAAAAGAAGTTTGAAGCGATTTCTAGTGATATGGGGGAACCATCTGAGATGGCCTTATTAAGTAGGTTACACTGGTGGACCGTAGAGTACGGGCTAATCGGTAGTTTAGAAATCCCTAAAATATATGGAGCAGGGTTACTTTCTTCTATTGGCGAGAGTGCGAATTGCATGCGTGCAGAAGTAACTAAATTACCGTACACACTAGAAGCGATTAACTATAGTTATGATATTACTAAGCCGCAGCCACAGTTGTTTGTTACTTCGAATTTCCATCAGGTTTATGCTGTTCTAGATGAGTTTGCGAATCAAATGGCTTTTCGGGTGGGAGGTAAGGAAAGTGTAGACAAAGCAATTGACAGTCGTACGGTCTGCACTGTTGTTTATAGTTCGGGATTAGAAGTTTCTGGCGTATTTGTTGATTTTTCTAAAGGGGAGAAATTCAGCGGTGTTAAAACTCAAGGTCCGACTGCTTTAGCTTTTGAGGGTAAAGAATTGGAACGGCACGGAAAGACTTATCATCAAGATGGCTTTAGTTCCCCAGTTGGAGCTTTGAAAGGTTTAGGCAAGAGTTTAGAAAATTTGACTGAACGTGAATTAGCAGATTATGGAATCCGCCTTTCAACTCCTGCGGATTTATATTTTGAATCTGGATTGCGTGTTTCCGGATTGGTGAAATCGTTCACTTATCGAAATGGCAAATTGCTGCTAATTGCCTTGGAGGATTGTACGGTACAGGATGAAGCAGGAACTGTTTATTTTCAACCTAGCTGGGGCACCTACGACATGGCAATTGGAGAAGAGATCATCTCCGTCTATGCTGGTGCAGCAGATAAAGATGCATATGAGGAAATTGAAGAAGTTGAAAATACGGTGCTTACGGCCGTACATTATTCTGACCGTGTGATTGCATTACAGCAAGTTTATCAAGAACTTCGGATCATACGAGAGGAAGTCGGCGAGTTGGTAAGGTTGGACAAACATTTACATGTCCTGGATACGAATTATCTGGATAATTGGCTTGCCGCTTTAGAAATATTGGAGATCGCTTTAGATCGAAACGATACTTCTGTAGCAGAGGAGGCGGAGCAAGTTTTAGCGGCGTTTGGGAAAAGACATCCTGAATTAGATAAGTTAATTCAGGATGGTATTCGTTTGGCCAAGGATAAGCATATTAGCTTGACGTTAGGCGAGTAA
- a CDS encoding DUF488 domain-containing protein gives MMLKIQIKRIYDEYAESDGYRILVDRLWPRGIAKDKAKIDEWNKTLPPSTELRKAFNHQPELFEQFKEAYVKELATHIDDIMRVAKIAETRTVTLLYGRKDPQVNHAIVLKEFILSKA, from the coding sequence ATGATGCTTAAAATCCAGATCAAAAGAATCTATGATGAATATGCTGAGAGCGATGGCTATCGCATCTTAGTCGATCGCTTATGGCCGCGCGGTATCGCTAAAGACAAGGCAAAAATTGATGAATGGAATAAGACGCTCCCCCCTTCCACAGAATTGCGTAAAGCATTTAACCATCAACCTGAATTATTTGAGCAATTTAAGGAGGCCTATGTAAAGGAATTGGCAACACATATAGATGATATCATGCGTGTTGCAAAGATCGCAGAGACGCGAACTGTAACTCTCTTATATGGAAGAAAAGATCCCCAGGTCAATCATGCTATCGTATTGAAAGAGTTTATCCTCTCCAAAGCTTAG